The nucleotide sequence ACCAAGCACAAAATCCACGTGGGGAACGCGCTCTCGGAGATCGGGGCCGAGCCGCTGCGCCATGCACCCGACCACGGCGACTTTTAGATGCGGGCGACGCTTCTTGAACTTGTAAATCTCGCCCAGCCGTCCGTAGACGCGGTCCTCGGCCTTCTCCCGAACCGAACAGGTATTCAGAATGATCAGATCGGCCTCGGCCTCGTCAGCCACCCGGCGGTACCCGCGTGTGGTCAGCGCCGACGCCAACGTTGAGGAATCCGCCAGATTCATCTGACAGCCGTAAGTCGATATATGAAAAGTACGTACCTTGTTTTCTTTATGCATTACATGATCTCGGCGAGAGGTACAGCCTGACTCAACCAACGGCGATATGATACCGGATTCCGACCCAAATGCAACCAAAAACTGGACGCCTGACCCACCGCCGGACCGCGCCCTCTCGCTGACCGGCATGTGAAAACGCCGCCCCGACCAGCGGTCGGAGCGGCGTCGCAATGTTCGACTATGTCCCGATACGTCAGGACTGTGCCTTGAACGGGTTCCCGCACGGTTCCGGGCCGTTCAGGAACAGATACGAAGACAGGTAAATCAGATCCGACAAGTCGACGAGATTATCGCAGTTGACGTCGCCGACAATAAACTCCGGCATCGGTCCGGGACCGCTGAGGAACAGATAAGTCACCAGATAGACCAGATCCGACAGATCGAGTTCCCCGTCCCAGTTGACATCGCCGTTTCGGTCCCACACCCGAAGGATCAGGCGAACGAGCTGAGGCGAATTGGCCGCCTCGTCCGAGTAGACGTAGATGGTATCCAGATATTCGCCCCGGGGGAAACCGGTCGGATCGATCACGAGCGACACGTTGTCACCCGCACTGCCCGCCGTGTCGCTTGGAAATGCCCAGGGACAGTCTTCCTCAAGCGTCCAGTCCATACAGCCCGGCATCTGGTTGGTCACATCGAACCCGGTAATCGACACCGGTCCGGCGTCGATTTTGATCGGCTCGATAACCAGCGTGCGACTCACCCTGATAATCGGCGTATCAGTACCTTCGAGGTGATTGTACACGATAAATACGGTGTCCGGACTGTTGATAGCGTTCTGCGCGCCGACCAGAATCGTGTCGTAATACGTGCCGACCGGCAGCGTCAGGATATTCGGCGTAACTTTGAACACTCCGGGCGCCACCAGGGTGTCGCGATCAACGGTAAACAGATCCGACTCGTACACGAGGAACGCGCGAAGCGGGTTATCGCCGCCGCCGTTGATGACTGAAATGTTCTGAGCGTACGGATCGGTCGACAGCTCCGTGAAGCACTCGTAGATATTGAAGGTCAGCGTACCGGGGCTGGCCACGACCCGCGCCGGGATGTCTACGAAGTGGAACTGGAACACAATCGGGAACGGCGAATTGATCGCCTCCGGCGACGTCACCCAGATAGTGTCGTACAGGTTTTGACCGTTGGTTCCCTCGCCTACCACATCAAAGCTCGCCGTAATCGTAAACGGGGCGGTCCCGGCGCTGTCCGACAGGGTAATACGCGAGGACGTATTGCTGATCTCAAACGTCATCAAACCCGCACCGGCATTGACGATCGTGAAGTCTCTCGGCGGGGGTGTCGCCTCGGGGAGATCAACCACAATGTAGTTGAAGGCCGAGTCGGCCGCGAGAATCGGCAAATCGGAACCCACGGTCAGACGCACCGGAATGAGCTGGGGGCTGTTGGTCGCCGCCGGATCACTCACCACGATCGTATCGAAATAGTCATTAAACGTCAGCCCGGTGATATCCACCGAGACAAGCGCCACCGCGTCGCCGGTACCCGCCCCCGGTATCACCTGCAGCCACGGCTGGCTGTTGGTGGCTGTCCAGTCCAGCGTCGAACCACCGGTATTGGTGATCGTCAGGTTCTGGGTCGGTGGATTGTTCCCGCCCGCCACCGCGTTGAAGATGAACGAATTCGGGCTGACCAAAAGCACCGGCGGCGGCTGCTGCAAATCAAGCTGCACGTACACAAACTGAGGCGAGTTGCCTGCCGACGGCGACTCCACGGCAATCGAGTCAAAATACACTCCTGCGGGAAGCGCGGTCGTATTGATCGAGACGGTGATTGTCCGAGGCGTCGTCCCCGATGACGGCGACTTGATGATCCAGGCCGCATTCTCCACCAGCGTAAAAGCCAGCGGGGCGTTGTCCGAAGTCACATCAAACGTCTGGTTCGGCGGAAATGTCCCGCCCTCCTCGGCCGTGAAAAACAGCGTATCCTCGGACAGCAGCAAATTCGACGGTACGGCGGTGTCTCGGACCACTTCCGGACCCGTCCAGTACGGCTTGTAGTTGCTGGCATCGGGATTGCCGAACTGATACGTCACCGCCTGCGCGTACGTGTTGGTGTCGACTACAATCGAGTCGGACAGACTCCAACTCGAAAGAGTGAAATAATACGACGCCCATAACCGGCGCGTGTCCGCAGGGAGAATACCCGGGCTGTCAAACGAACGCGTACCGGCGAGGTTGAACTGATGGTCCGCATTGGTGGTAGCGAGACTGTTGTTTTTGTACACCGTCAACACGAGCGTAAAGGCGTTTCGCACCAGGTCCGACGCCTTCGCGCTGTCCATCAGCATATTGTCGTTCTCCCACCCGAATCCGACCGTGGCTCCCGCCACCGTGTTGCTGTCGTTAAACGCCCACAGATCAAACTGCGCTTTCAACTTGTTGGTCGTCGCATCGGGCGATACCGACACCACCATATCCAGCGTGTCGGCGGCGCCGAGATCCAACGGACTCTGCTGAAACTGCGCCTGCACCGATGCCCCCGCCAGCAGCATCACGCAGACGGCAATTGTGGATAACCTCATTCTCATCCTTGCCTCCATGCCGTATGACTGACCTTACCGATTGTTTCTTCGCGGGAAACGCATGCGACCGCTCCGTACCCACGGTCACACGGTGTATTCGTCTCTGTTTTATTGACGTGTTTCGTATCGAACACTCACCGAGCGATGGTCACGAGTTAGAATCGTCGTTACTAATCGGACAATGTGGTGTAAGTCGCTGGAACCGCTGGAACAGTACCCACGCGTATAATATCGCGTGTGTCGGGATGTGTCAAGCTGTTAATGGCTGGAGCGAAAGGCGGTCGAAGGCAGTGGAGTGTGACGGTCGGAAACGGACTATTTTGATCGACGTTTGGACTTGGCTGCCGCCGCCGGCGTCCGGCGCGCCGACGTCTTCTTTTTGCGGCGTTTTGCCCGCTCTATTTCCTCGGCGAATATCTTCTCGAGCGTGAAACTCGATGGCGTAAAATCGAGAAGGCACAATTCGAACAACTCGTCGACTCGTTCGATATAATAGAAACGGGTCTTGCGGAGAATCTCGCGGGGTAAGTCCTTGATATCTTTCGCATTCTCCTTGGGCATGGCGACATGCAATATCCCCGCACGGTAGGCCGCCGAGACTTTCTCCTTGATCCCCCCCACCGGCAGAACCCGCCCGCGAAGGGTCACCTCGCCGGTCATGGCCATGTCGTTGCGGATCGGCCGCTCCGACATCACCGAAGCGATTACCAGTGAAACCGTGACGCCGGCCGAGGGCCCGTCCTTGGGTATGGCCCCCGACGGAAAGTGCACGTGGATGTCAAACTCGCTGAAATCGCTGAAATCGATCCCGAGCGTGTCAGCTTTCGACCGAACATAGGAATGCGCGGCGATAATTGACTCGCGCATTACCTCCCCGAGCGACCCGGTCGTAATGATCTGCCCCTCCCCCTTCATCTTCAGCGCCTCGATAAACATCAACTCACCGCCCGACCCCGTCCACGCCAGTCCGGTGGCGATCCCGATCTCCGGCATGTTCTCCGCCTTCTCGGGGATAAACTGCGGCGTACCCAGATATGATTCGAGATTTTTCTCGTTGATCATCCATGACGAACGCTTGGCGTCCGCCTTCTCCAGCGCCACCTTGCGGCAGATTTTCTCGATCTGCTGCGAGAACCCCAACAGTCCCGCCTCCTGCGTGTACGCCGTGATGATCCGCGACAACGTCTTGTCCGCGACTTTGACTTCGGACTTCAACAGGCCGTGGCGCTTGAGCACTTTGGGGATTATGTAGCGCTTGGCGATTACGATCTTCTCGCGCTCGATGTAGCCGGGCAGGTCGAGAATCTCCAAGCGCGGGACAAACTGCTCCGGGATCTCCTCGTACGAGCGAACCGAGCAGATGAAGAACACACGGCTGAGATCCATCGGCACGCCGATGTAATGATCGAGGAACCGCGCATTGCGCCGCGAGTCGATCACCTCGAGCAGCGCCATGTTCACCGTGGCGTCGTTCTCGAGATTGAAATAGTCGATATCTTCGATCAGCACCAGTGGATCGCACGTGCTTGCCTCGCGAAGCGTCCGGACGATGCGACCCGGATACGCGCCGAGGAAGGTCCGGGGGTGACCCCGAAGCTCCGCCACGTCGTCGATCCCGCCGACCGAAATGCGGATGAACTCTTTGCCGAGCGCCTTTGCGATCGCTTTCGCAAGCGAAGCTTTCCCGGTCCCGGGCGCGCCCACGAGGCACAGGGTCGGTCCCTCGTCGTTGCCCCCGAGCAGTTTCCGCACCGACAGCCGCTGCATAATCTGCTCTTTGAGGCTGACCGGGCCGTAATAATCCGAGGTCAGCACGCGCTCGACATCGGTCATGTCGATCTTACTCGGGCGAGTGATGTTCCACGGCAGGTTGAGCAGCCAGTCGAGGTAGTTGCGGGTAACGCCGTACTCCGCCGACGCCGGCGACAACTGCCCCAGCCGGTCTATCTCGATCGTCGCACGCGAAATCACTTCCGGAGGAAGGTTCGGCGAATCCTTGACGACCTGGCGGAACCTCGCCGCCTCGCGCTCTTCGGCGAAATCCTCCCCGAGCTGCCGCTTGATCTCATGCAGCTGCTGCCGGAGGAAATAGCGCTGCTGCTCCTCCTTGATCCGCTGCTTGACATTTTCGTTGATATTGAGAAGGGTCGTGACCCGCGCCAGTTCCGTGTTCAAATGGTACAACAGCCGTTCGTACCGCAGATCGAGCGCCACCGATTCAAGAATTTCCTGTTTTGCGGCCAGCGAGAAGTGGAACGCCGAGGCCACCCGGTCAGCCAGCATCGAAGGTTCTTCGACGTTCATCCGGACGACATTCGACAACTCCGGCGAATAGGTCGGGTCAAGATGGGTGATCTTGCTGACAACCGCGATCACCTCTTCCACCCGCTGCCTGATCTCTTTCTCCAGAAACGCAGGCGGTTCGATCATCTGTACGACCGCCGTCAGGTACGGCGTGGTCCGCTCCACGTCCTTGAGAAACGCCCGCTGCCGCCCCTCCAGCGTGACGATCTTGCTCCCCCCCGGCCCGTCGCTGCAGTCCCGGATGAGGGCAAACACGCCGATCTCGTGCATCGGCATATCGGTCGCCGTCTCGACCTCGGAGCGCGCATAGGCAGCCGCGAACTCGCGTTTTGATTCGAGGAGATCTTTGACGAGAGTCAGATTGTCGGACCGCCCGATCTGGATGGTCAGAACGGTTCCGGGAAACAACACACCGGTCATCAGCGGAAGGACCGGGCAGCTGCTTTCCGGGCCGGTTTTAAGGCCCGATGTTCGGTTGTGGCTCGGTATCAGCATAGTGTCGTCGACGTATCTACTACTATATCGGCTGTTTGGACGTTCTGTCCATACATTAAAACAACCGATAGTGCCGTCCGCTTCCCGATATCCTGTCGACGACAGCCGCAGACTGCTGAAAAGGCGGTTTCGACCGCCGGATCAGTTGCCCGGTTGCCGTGATTGTCCGATTTCGATCCGGCGGCCTCCCCCGGGTGCGCTTCGTTAATGCGTCAAGCCGGCGGACGTACTATCGGAGCTGTCCGACGACACCTCGAACAGAGAGCGAACCTCCCAGTCCGGGTGCTGGCGCAGGGCGTTCCGATTGAATCGGATTTTCGACGGATCAACATCGAGACGATAGTACCCCAGTCGATTGTTCTCGACCACCGGCCAGTCGGATCCCAGCCCGGCGCTGACCTCGTTTTTCATCCGGTACAGATACCGCGCCTGATTGAAGCCCGCCTCGATGTCTTCCTTGTACATCCAGCCGGACTCCGCATTCTGCCGGGACCAGGCCAACTTCGCAAAATACTTGAATGACTTCCCGGTCAACCGCACCGGCCGACCGTTGATTCGAATGACAAAGCGTTCCCGATCCTGGCTGCCGTCAACCTCAATGACCTCAGGCTCACCCATAACCACCGGACTGGATTCAAACACGATCGGTTTCATATCAACCTCCTCTTTATATTTCTGCGCTTGTGACTTGATTACCTTAAGGTTACCCATATCCTTGATTGCCTCCCGAAGATCAGTCTCACCGAGGCCGGCGAGATCGCCGATTGTTTCGACCCCGAGATTTCTCAGGGCGGCGAGTTCCGCCCGGCTCAGCAGATGCCCCAGCCGCGAATGGAGACTCTCCATCGACGAAGGCAGACCGTACCGAAGACTAAACGCATGCGCGCGGAGTTTCTCGATTACGGCGGCGCTTCGATCACTCGCGGCCACCAGCGAGGCCAGCGCCATTACCAGATGAGCCGTGGTCTCGCCCAGATTCATAATCTGCCCGAGATGGATCTGGTAACGCTCTTCGAGCCGCCGCGCGGGCACGAGCCGGCTCCACTCATCAAGCACCAGCAACGCTTTCAGGGCCGCCGCCTGCTGGTACGAGAGAGGTTCATGCTGATGCCTCTCCGGAAGCAAACAGGCGGCTTCGGAAGCGGCATAGTCGAAACGCTGGTACAGCGCCTTCAGCGGCGCCTGACTCGCCAGTTCGGCCCGTGACAGCATCCCCGGCGGGCGGCGCCAGTCGCGACCGGACAACGCCAGAGCGGTCCACCCAAACACCGTGTCCGGATAACCCGCCTCAAGGCGCCGGAGATACCCCAGACCATCGGAGACGCTCAATCCCGTTCCGGCCAACGCCCTGCCCACGGCGGTCGGGATATACCGGCCGGGCGCGCCGTCGGGCCCGATCAGCCCTGCATCCGCCAGAGCAGTCACGGCTCCACCCCAGTTCGGCATGCACTCCGGATCGAGGTAGCCCCGAAGCGTGTGACGATAGACTGCGCCGAGTTCGCTTTCGGTGGTCGCAAGACGGGAGACGATCAGGTTGAGCGCCCAGTCGGTCGGCGCCATCCCGCCCAACTGCGAACACAGGCAGTCCGCCTGCGGCGGTACGATATAGTTCTCCCAGAGAATCTCCCGGTCGAACTCCGAATCGGCCAGCACGATCGCCCGGCCCACCTCCGCGGCCGCGTATC is from Candidatus Zixiibacteriota bacterium and encodes:
- a CDS encoding DEAD/DEAH box helicase, giving the protein MQIRDLEREGIPRRVIDLWRTDQGESLLPVQSRAVRAGLLAGRTGSSVGQVDGVPGNLIITAPTSSGKSFCAEMAVVTCLTERRRAVWLVPLKSLAEQIGRHLDRRYAPLGIRSLLVTGDHPEHDKPFAEGDYQIAVAIYEKLDLLATVEMDRLAGIGLCVVDELQMLAEPGRGAVLERLLTKLRAGAYRPRLLGLSASISDHAARQLADWLGASLVQENARPVDLYRGVAADGSFRYRSFNSGADGTEPFLEREPGQDQIESFVDQLRREPGSTLVFLKSRQDTMTLAFRLAAAVNWPPATSAVAELERDEPSFLSRSLIQSLRRGVAFHNADLTPRQREVVENAFLQKKVRVVFSTTTLAMGVNLPADTVYLETVKYASGVYDGRPALVPISRAEFDNMTGRAGRLGYAAAEVGRAIVLADSEFDREILWENYIVPPQADCLCSQLGGMAPTDWALNLIVSRLATTESELGAVYRHTLRGYLDPECMPNWGGAVTALADAGLIGPDGAPGRYIPTAVGRALAGTGLSVSDGLGYLRRLEAGYPDTVFGWTALALSGRDWRRPPGMLSRAELASQAPLKALYQRFDYAASEAACLLPERHQHEPLSYQQAAALKALLVLDEWSRLVPARRLEERYQIHLGQIMNLGETTAHLVMALASLVAASDRSAAVIEKLRAHAFSLRYGLPSSMESLHSRLGHLLSRAELAALRNLGVETIGDLAGLGETDLREAIKDMGNLKVIKSQAQKYKEEVDMKPIVFESSPVVMGEPEVIEVDGSQDRERFVIRINGRPVRLTGKSFKYFAKLAWSRQNAESGWMYKEDIEAGFNQARYLYRMKNEVSAGLGSDWPVVENNRLGYYRLDVDPSKIRFNRNALRQHPDWEVRSLFEVSSDSSDSTSAGLTH
- the lon gene encoding endopeptidase La yields the protein MLIPSHNRTSGLKTGPESSCPVLPLMTGVLFPGTVLTIQIGRSDNLTLVKDLLESKREFAAAYARSEVETATDMPMHEIGVFALIRDCSDGPGGSKIVTLEGRQRAFLKDVERTTPYLTAVVQMIEPPAFLEKEIRQRVEEVIAVVSKITHLDPTYSPELSNVVRMNVEEPSMLADRVASAFHFSLAAKQEILESVALDLRYERLLYHLNTELARVTTLLNINENVKQRIKEEQQRYFLRQQLHEIKRQLGEDFAEEREAARFRQVVKDSPNLPPEVISRATIEIDRLGQLSPASAEYGVTRNYLDWLLNLPWNITRPSKIDMTDVERVLTSDYYGPVSLKEQIMQRLSVRKLLGGNDEGPTLCLVGAPGTGKASLAKAIAKALGKEFIRISVGGIDDVAELRGHPRTFLGAYPGRIVRTLREASTCDPLVLIEDIDYFNLENDATVNMALLEVIDSRRNARFLDHYIGVPMDLSRVFFICSVRSYEEIPEQFVPRLEILDLPGYIEREKIVIAKRYIIPKVLKRHGLLKSEVKVADKTLSRIITAYTQEAGLLGFSQQIEKICRKVALEKADAKRSSWMINEKNLESYLGTPQFIPEKAENMPEIGIATGLAWTGSGGELMFIEALKMKGEGQIITTGSLGEVMRESIIAAHSYVRSKADTLGIDFSDFSEFDIHVHFPSGAIPKDGPSAGVTVSLVIASVMSERPIRNDMAMTGEVTLRGRVLPVGGIKEKVSAAYRAGILHVAMPKENAKDIKDLPREILRKTRFYYIERVDELFELCLLDFTPSSFTLEKIFAEEIERAKRRKKKTSARRTPAAAAKSKRRSK